The nucleotide window ATTGGCGGGCGCGAGGAATTCTCATTGCGGGGCACGGCTGTTGTCCTTGAACATCTATCGGAATCGCGCAACCCTACAAGTTCAAGTCGACTTGAGGTCAAGAGATGAAATTATTGGATATTTCAGAATTATCGAAATCAACCGGCATCGCTGCTTCGGCCCTGCGCCATTATGAGGAGAAAGGCCTGATTACCTCCATCGGGCGCCGAGGTATGAAGCGTCTCTTCGCACCGGATATCATTGATCAACTTGCACTCATCAACCTTGGCAAAGCTGGTGGGTTTTCGCTCGACGAGATAAAGACAATGTTTGGCCCGGATGGGCGCCCTGCTCTGTCCAGGCAAAAACTTCACGCGCGTGTGGATGAACTGAACAGGCAAATCGAGAGGCTGAACGCATTGCGTGATATGATCCGTCACGTCGCCGAGTGCCCGGCACCCAGCCATATGGAATGTCCAAAGTTTCAAAAACTGATCAAAATCAGTAGCAAAAGGTCACTTGGGAACTCACCAAAGGCACCGGCCTGGTCGCGCTCAAAGTGATGCTCACCTTCGAGAAAAGAACAACACCACTTGCCTTGCTTGACGCTGAAAAAGGCCAGGACCGCTGGCTTCCTCGTGTCGAATTTCCACGTTGCGGATCACATGGCGCACCAGCAGCAAAGAGGCGATCCCGAAGACGACCCCACCAGCGGCCTGACCGATTAACACGCCAGGTGCTCCGAAAAGAGCTCCACCGATCCAAACGAATGGGATCGTACCAAGCGTGTGCCTGCCCCAGTTCATCCAGGTGGAATAAAAAGGTCTGCCCAGGTTGTTGAAGAACGCATTGGACACAAAGAGTGCGCCATTGAAAAAGAATGCAAGCGCGAGCGGACCACAAAACAAGTAAATCAATGTCAGTGCCAAACCGCTAGCATCGAACAAATGGACGATCGGACCGCGCAGAAAATAGAGTGCAAGTGCAGCCGTCCCGACAACGATCGCGGTAAACAACAGCGATTCACGAAGAACGCTACGAACCCGGTCATACTTTGCAGCACCGTAGTTCTGACCCACAATCGGTCCGATTGCACCGGACAAGGCAAATATTGTCGCAAAGGCAAGTGGTGACATACGCGCCACAACGGCCATGCCAGCAACCGCCTCCTCCCCGTATTCGGCCATGGATCTGGTTACCCAGGCCTGTCCAACAGGTGTCGCAAGTTGAGTGAGGATCGCGGGAAACGCGATTGCTGAAATGGGTGGAAGGTCGATCAGCAGTTTTTTCGCCCTTGGCAGGCTCAATCCACCATGGTGGCGAATGAGAGGAGCCAGTGCGAAGAAGGCGATAGCGACCCGAGACGCTGCACTTGCAAGTGCAGCACCGGTCAATTCCAGATCCAGCCCGAAAATCAGGATGGGATCGAGGATCGCATTTACCAGACCACCCGCAATCGTCGACATCATTGCTCTTTTGGCATCGCCATGGGCACGCAAGATCGCCCCACCTGCCATGCCAAGAAGGAGTAAGGGCAAGGTGGGCACTATGATCGCCAGGTAGTGAACGGCAAGCTCGTGGGTTTGTTCTCGAGCGCCCATGAGAGACACGAGTTCATCCAACGAAAACCAGACGGCGACAGCAAATACGCTACAAAAAATTACGCCAACCGTCAGAGCGTTGGCTGCCTGTTGACGCGCCAACTCTTTGTCTCCGGCGCCCAGTGCTCTGGCGACAAGTGCACCTGCTGCAATGGCAACGCCGATGTTGAACGACGTGGTGAAAAAAAGAATAGCCCCGGCATACCCGACAGCTGCCGCCAATTCGGCTTTGCCAAGCATTGAGATGAAGATCATGTCGACGAAATCGACCGCAAATATCGCCATCAGGCCGACAGAAGAGGTCAAAGACATCACTGTGATGTGACGGAACAAGTTTCCGGTGAGAAATTTTGCCTGGTTCATGACGCCTTGGGACGGTTCGGTCGAAAACCCCAGTGGATGTCGGATGTCATTTGCCACACACAAGAACGATCCGGACAGCCCATTAAACAGGAAAAGACATGAGGGCCTAAGCCCAAACTTTTGGAAACAAAAAAGCCTGCCGGAACAAGCCGGCAGGCTTTGAAGGTCTTTGGCGTAACAGTCCTTTGAGCGATTAACGCTTGGAGAACTGGAACGAACGGCGTGCTTTGCGCTTGCCGAACTTCTTACGTTCAACAACGCGGCTGTCACGTGTGAGGAAGCCGTTTTTCTTCAAAATACCGCGAAGCTCAGGCTCGTAGTGTGTCAGGGCCTTGGAGAGACCGTGACGCACAGCACCTGCCTGACCGGAAAGTCCACCGCCGGTGACAGTCGCAATGACGTCATACTGACCGGCACGATCCGTCAACATGATCGGCTGTTGCAGGATCATCTGGAGGACAGGACGAGCAAAATACTCAGTGTAGTCCTTCTTGTTGATCACGATCTTGCCAGTGCCCGGCTTGATCCATACGCGCGCAATAGCGTCTTTACGTTTGCCAGTCGCATATGCGCGACCTTGTGCGTCCAACTTCTGAACGTGGACCGGTGCTTCAGGGGCTGCGGTTTCGACCGCGCCGCCCAATTCTTCCAAGGATTGCAGCTCAGCCATCGTTAAGCCCTCTTGCCGTCATTCTTTGCATTAAGGCCCTTAACGTCGACGAGTTCCGGCGACTGAGCTTCGTGCGGGTGGTTCGGACCAGCATAAACCTTGAGGTTCTTCAGCTGCTTGTTGGACAGAGGACCGCCTGGCATCATGCGCTGGACAGCTTTTTCCAGAATACGCTCAGGAAAACGGCCTTCCAGGATCGCACGAGCTGTGCGTTCCTTGATGCCACCCGGGTGGCCGGTGTGCCAGTAGTACTTCTTGTTGTCGTACTTACGGCCGGTGAGCACCACCTTGTCAGCATTGATGACGATAACATTGTCACCCGTGTCAATGTGAGGCGTATAGGTCGGCAGATGCTTGCCGCGCAGGTGATTGGCGATGTAGGCAGCCAAACGGCCGACGACCATGCCTTCTGCGTCAATCAAGATCCACTTTTTCTCGACCTCAGCCGGCTTGGCAGAGTAGGTCTTCATGGGTTTGATCCATAATTGGTCGGTTAAAGAAAAGGCCCGCGCGACTTCATAATAAAGTCTGCGAACGGACCTTGAATTCGTTCGAGTGCGCTTATACGCCGACACACAAGTGACGTCAATTACAAATATTTCGTCTTTGACTATTTTTTCTGTTATTTTTCAACTACTTAAAAAAACGGTATTATAATACCACACATTTTGAAGTGCGAGCCTTCGGCGCTTCTAACCGCAGTTGTTCCGTGAAGGCTTAGCGATTTTACGCGCGCTTAAGCGATGATCGATAGGATGTTTCCGCAAATTACCGGAGGCAACAGAATGGGTTTGGCCAGCCTAATCAATGAAAACCGTAAGCCGATCCTATTCGCATTGGCGGGAACGATTGCCGTCGTTGTGCTTGTTGCTGCAGCGCTTGACGAACTTATTGACTGGCAGGTCCAGGTTGCCATTCGCAAAAACGCTGAAGTACGTGCACTTAACTGGTCGGAAAACTTCTTTGCAACAACACCGAGTTCACGCCGGATGGTGGAGAAAGGCATTGCGACCCCTTCCGAACTGGATCGGCTGGAAAGTTCATTTGCCCTGGTTGATGTTATCCGTTTCGAGATGTTCAACCGTGAGGGTGTGCGAACGCTTTTGTCCGACACCGGGGTTCTTGACCCCTCCAGCGGTGTAAATACCACCGCGCTCCGGGTTTATGAAACGGGGCTGCCGCTCGTATTCATTCATGAAAAAGAGGACTACGAAACACAAGCGACACAGTTTGAAACCTATGTTGAGGTTTACCTGCCCGCAATTCTACCCTCTGGTGAAACGATAGGCGCGATTGAGGTCTATGTCGACGTAACGAGATTCGAAGATGAGCTGGAGGAAGTTTTTCAGCAAATCAGCGGATATCTCATTCTGGGTACGCTGCTAATCGGCCTTTTCCCTGCGGTTGCCTATGTTCGAACAACACGCCAAATCATGCGAAAGGACAAACAGCTGCTTGAATTGACCCGTTACGACAAGCTAACGGGCATTTACAACAGGGATACTGTGTCGACGTATCTGACGCAGTTTTTCGCATCGCCGGAGGCAGGAGGAAATCTCGGAATATTTTTTGTCGACGTCGACCATTTCAAACAAGTAAACGATCAGTATGGACATGCAGCAGGAGACAAACTTCTGCAACACATAGCGACCGTTCTAAAGGGCTGCATTAATACTGAGACCGACTTGATAGGGCGCTATGGGGGCGATGAATTTGTAATTCTGATGCCAGAAATTTCCAGGGACATGTTCCGTGAAAGGTGTTCGCTCATTATGAAAGCGTCGCAAACGCCCTGCAGACACAAGGACATCAACTTCATCCCGAGCCTGAGCGTCGGAGCATATCTCACCGAAACCCGGGACACGGAGAAGTCGGCTCTGCACAAGGCCGACCTCGCTGTTTACGCTGCCAAACGCTCGGGCAGAAGTCAGTTGGTCGAATACACGCCTACACTGGAAGGTCTTTTTGACCAGGAAGTTTCAAGGCAGTCCGCGTAATTTTTTCGCCTGCGAATTATCGCGGTGGAATAGAGTAGGTCGCCGTTGCATGTGCAACTGGCACCTCTTCGCCCTCACCAGCGATTGTGCACTCCACAACAGCCAACCTTTTGCCAAGCTTCAGGAGACGACACGTGCCTAAAAGATCTCCCTGGTCCGGTTTGCGCAGAAAATTGATATTGAGATTTGTTGTCACCGCGAGAGCCTCGGGGCCAATATGTGCAAGAATGACTACATAAGCTGCCAAGTCAGCCAGTGCCATCATTGCCGGGCCGGATACAGTTCCTCCCGGCCTTAAGTGCATTTCATTTGCGCTCAACCGCACAACCGCCGTGCCCGATGAAACGCCGTCTATCGAGTACACCCGGCCACCTGCATGTATTTGAGGAAACTCCTTGTCCAGCAAAGCCATTATGTCCAAAGCTGTCATGACTGGTTTCATCGGCATCTCATATCGCGTTCAAAAAACGTAAAAAATTCATCGCCAATTACGTAAACGTCAATTCCTTCAAATTGCAAGTGGCGATTTGGCTATAGGTACTGCCAGATATTCTAGTGTTTCGTTGTCAACAATCGCGACATGGTCAGACGAGCTGGTAGCGAAACGAATTGAAAGGTTTGATTATTCTGTCGGGCTTGCCGTTATGACCTTGCGCTTTTCAATCTCTTGAGTTCCTCGGTT belongs to Roseibium porphyridii and includes:
- a CDS encoding helix-turn-helix domain-containing protein, producing MKLLDISELSKSTGIAASALRHYEEKGLITSIGRRGMKRLFAPDIIDQLALINLGKAGGFSLDEIKTMFGPDGRPALSRQKLHARVDELNRQIERLNALRDMIRHVAECPAPSHMECPKFQKLIKISSKRSLGNSPKAPAWSRSK
- a CDS encoding MATE family efflux transporter, whose protein sequence is MANDIRHPLGFSTEPSQGVMNQAKFLTGNLFRHITVMSLTSSVGLMAIFAVDFVDMIFISMLGKAELAAAVGYAGAILFFTTSFNIGVAIAAGALVARALGAGDKELARQQAANALTVGVIFCSVFAVAVWFSLDELVSLMGAREQTHELAVHYLAIIVPTLPLLLLGMAGGAILRAHGDAKRAMMSTIAGGLVNAILDPILIFGLDLELTGAALASAASRVAIAFFALAPLIRHHGGLSLPRAKKLLIDLPPISAIAFPAILTQLATPVGQAWVTRSMAEYGEEAVAGMAVVARMSPLAFATIFALSGAIGPIVGQNYGAAKYDRVRSVLRESLLFTAIVVGTAALALYFLRGPIVHLFDASGLALTLIYLFCGPLALAFFFNGALFVSNAFFNNLGRPFYSTWMNWGRHTLGTIPFVWIGGALFGAPGVLIGQAAGGVVFGIASLLLVRHVIRNVEIRHEEASGPGLFQRQARQVVLFFSRR
- the rpsI gene encoding 30S ribosomal protein S9, which produces MAELQSLEELGGAVETAAPEAPVHVQKLDAQGRAYATGKRKDAIARVWIKPGTGKIVINKKDYTEYFARPVLQMILQQPIMLTDRAGQYDVIATVTGGGLSGQAGAVRHGLSKALTHYEPELRGILKKNGFLTRDSRVVERKKFGKRKARRSFQFSKR
- the rplM gene encoding 50S ribosomal protein L13 gives rise to the protein MKTYSAKPAEVEKKWILIDAEGMVVGRLAAYIANHLRGKHLPTYTPHIDTGDNVIVINADKVVLTGRKYDNKKYYWHTGHPGGIKERTARAILEGRFPERILEKAVQRMMPGGPLSNKQLKNLKVYAGPNHPHEAQSPELVDVKGLNAKNDGKRA
- a CDS encoding sensor domain-containing diguanylate cyclase, with amino-acid sequence MGLASLINENRKPILFALAGTIAVVVLVAAALDELIDWQVQVAIRKNAEVRALNWSENFFATTPSSRRMVEKGIATPSELDRLESSFALVDVIRFEMFNREGVRTLLSDTGVLDPSSGVNTTALRVYETGLPLVFIHEKEDYETQATQFETYVEVYLPAILPSGETIGAIEVYVDVTRFEDELEEVFQQISGYLILGTLLIGLFPAVAYVRTTRQIMRKDKQLLELTRYDKLTGIYNRDTVSTYLTQFFASPEAGGNLGIFFVDVDHFKQVNDQYGHAAGDKLLQHIATVLKGCINTETDLIGRYGGDEFVILMPEISRDMFRERCSLIMKASQTPCRHKDINFIPSLSVGAYLTETRDTEKSALHKADLAVYAAKRSGRSQLVEYTPTLEGLFDQEVSRQSA
- a CDS encoding PaaI family thioesterase; the encoded protein is MPMKPVMTALDIMALLDKEFPQIHAGGRVYSIDGVSSGTAVVRLSANEMHLRPGGTVSGPAMMALADLAAYVVILAHIGPEALAVTTNLNINFLRKPDQGDLLGTCRLLKLGKRLAVVECTIAGEGEEVPVAHATATYSIPPR